TCATGGGGTTTAATGATCCCCATCGATTGTTGTCTATGCTCTGGTTTTGATGAATCTAGAGaccatatttttcttcattgtgaGTATAGTAGGGATTTGTGGCATGCTATTCAGCAGAGGTTAGGTCTACCACCTACAAACTTTGGCTCTTGGGCTGGCTTGTTGACTTGGCTTAGGTGCAAGACTGACAGCTCTCCTTCTATTCTCCGGAAAGTTTCTGTACAAACTTTGGTTTACAACGTTTGGCGCGAGAGAAACAATAGGTTTTTCAATCTTCGCTCCATTCCATCTTCTCAGATATTCATTGTGATTGATAGATTGATAAGAAACACGATATCACAGCAAGAAGACATCGTCATCTTTTCCAAAGCTTAATATCGTCATCTTTTCCAAAGCTTAATGCGTTTATGGATTCGTTGACTGCAGTTTGTTTCTGCATTAAATCGATTTGTTGCCACGtattttttacttcttttttttgccgTGGTAACAAAAGCTTGGGTTTACTTGTTGTATAACTCTTTTCATTAATATGATATTTacagtttgacaaaaaaaaacaaaaaaaatcagaataaTTGGAAATCCAATCATATTATCACAGTTttcatttaccaaaaaagagTATAATGTCATGACTCACGTAATAATATTACTATAGTAATAACGAAACCTCTACAAGGACAAAactggaaacaaaaaaaggagataACTGCGCACGAAGAACGGGTCTCAAGCTTTCCGACAAGACATGCGCACCACAAATTTATTTAGTCTCCGTATATAAATCCTCCATTTCCAAAACCTtcccaatcttcttcttcttcttctttctccttcaaaCAAATCATGAGACCTGCGCAAGATAATCAAGGCTCGTTCCTTGGCCGGATTAGTATCCGTCGCAACCAATTCGTCGACGTCAACAacgaacaagaacaagaagatctCGAGCTTTTCCAAAAACACATCGCCGATCGTTTCACCGagcttctttctcctcctcaACCACCACCGTCAGATGAAATTAACACGGTAGCTTCCGTAGCCGCGACGGAGCAGATTATGTCCGTGACTTGGCTTCGTAAGCTGATGGATGTTTTCCTCTGTTGCGAAGCTGAATTCAAAGCGATTTTGTTAATGGGTCGTGACCCGACCCAGATTTCTAAGCCGCCTTTTGACCGGTTAGTTCCTGAAATGTTAGACCGGTCGATTAAAGCGCTTGACATTTGTACCGCCGTTGTTAACGGTATCGATTCCGTTAGACATTACCAGCGTTTAGCTGAGATTGCTGTGACGGCTTTGGAGCAACGTCCGTTAGGTGACGGTAACGTGAGGAGAGCTAAACGCGCGTTGGCGAATCTCGTCGTCGCGTTGAGTCTCGAGGATAAAGAGAATGTTAGCGGCGGAGGTGGTGGCGGCGGCGGAGGGAATAAGACGACGGAGAGATCGTGGTCGTTTGGTCGTCGAAGCGGTGGATCATCGGCGGCGAGTAAAGGAGGAGCAACGATTGGTCAGCTCAAATCGTCGTCGTGGGCGGTTGGGAGAAATTGGTCGGCGGCGAAGCAGATCCACGCAATGACAGCGAATCTTACGCCGCCACGTGGTAACGAAGCGGCGGGATTGCCTCAACCAATGTTTATAATGAGTACGGTGATGGTTTTCGTAATGTGGGTGCTAACGGCGGCGGTTCCGTGTCAGGAGAGATCAGGATTAGCGAATCATTTACCAGTGCCGCCGAAACATTTGAATTGGGCTCAGAGTTTGATCGGAATCCATGAGAAAATCGGAGATgagtggaagaagaaagagaagaaaggatCTGCTGGATTGATGGAGGAGATGACGAGGATGGAGAAGCTAGGTCACTCGTTGATGGAATTCGCAGATGGATTTCATTATCCGGCGGAGAAAGATGCTGCTGAATCTGCGGCGGTGCAAGTGGCGGAGATGGCGGAGATATGCAGGAGAATGGAGGAGGAGCTTGTGCCGTTACAGCAACAGATCAGAGAAGTTTTTCATAGGATCGTGAGGAGTCGTGCGGAGATTCTCGAGGTGTTGGAGCAAGCCGGGAAAGTTTCGGCGCCAGTTgtgtaaaagttttgaattattGGGAATCAATTTCGAAGTTTTGTAATTCTTTGGGGGCTAATaggatattttattttcttggtttcgtctattgttgtttttctatttatggTTGGGCTTTTAGAACTCTGGACAGGCCCATGTCATATGTTTTCCCTTCtccttatatttttcatttttcattttgttaaattaatgcataatatccaaaaacaatttaaatttttgaaggAACCCTTTAGTTACGGCTCCGAAGCTTTCACAAGTGAGAATGTGAGATCAAAGAAGGCAAATGgaggattttaaaagttaaaatcatCTTTTATCTGCAAAAgttgacaatttttttgtatcaaatcTAAATCATCAAACTCTCTTAAACTACAAGAGCATAACAACCTCTATGTAATCCATGAAATAATCTGCTTGAAGGACATAACATAAATCATTATGGCTAGAGTGACTAACTTCAATCAAATCCTCTTAACTCTAGCTCCCTTACAATGGTATCGTAAAACATTATGCATTAGGGATTGTTGTcctaggaaaataaaataaaaatccccACAGACCAACTACCAttttaacttaaaaataaGCTTCGTCCGCGACGAATTGTTTTCCATCCTAAAAATAGAATGGTGTAATCTGCTAATGGTTTAGTTCCATTAACTTGCAAGTTCTATTGAAAGCCTAAATGTCaataaagatattaaaattCGGAGTCAAAAGACAAATGAATCAAAAGCAACAAGACAAGTCAGCTCCATTCTTCACTACCCATCTTTTACAATAAATCATCTCTCTTTTCACAAATTTCAAACTACTCTCATTGCCCTTTAGCTTTGTTATAGAGCCAACACTACAGAGAGACTCACACACTTGTTTCAATAATTAAATCTGAATTTGGCTCTTCTTATAAACTAATGTCTGCAGGTCTTCTTATCTCTCTCACTCAccaccatcttcttcctcgattGTCAAAACCCTAGATCGAAATCTTATCTCTCTAATCTGTTGTTACAGTTCGTAGAGTCATGGCGTTAGCATCAACCACGTTGCCGACGAAGTCCGGATTATCTCTTTGGTGTCCGTCTTCTCCGTCTCTCGCTCGCCGATTTCCCGCTCGTTTTTCTCCGATCGGTTCTAGAATCGCTTCCAGAAGCCTCGTCACTGCTTCGTTCGCTAACGAGAATCGCGAGTTCGTATATATAATTCTTCCAATTTTGATTCTGGCGTTGATGAATTTCTATGCGATTGATTGTGTGATTGTGTTAGGTTTGTGATTGTTGGTGGAGGAAATGCTGCTGGTTATGCTGCTAGAACTTTTGTGGAAAATGGAATGGCTG
This sequence is a window from Arabidopsis thaliana chromosome 1 sequence. Protein-coding genes within it:
- the ROH1 gene encoding uncharacterized protein (from the Czech 'roh' meaning 'corner' (ROH1); CONTAINS InterPro DOMAIN/s: Protein BYPASS related (InterPro:IPR008511); BEST Arabidopsis thaliana protein match is: Protein of unknown function (DUF793) (TAIR:AT4G23530.1); Has 150 Blast hits to 147 proteins in 21 species: Archae - 0; Bacteria - 0; Metazoa - 3; Fungi - 1; Plants - 145; Viruses - 0; Other Eukaryotes - 1 (source: NCBI BLink).), producing MRPAQDNQGSFLGRISIRRNQFVDVNNEQEQEDLELFQKHIADRFTELLSPPQPPPSDEINTVASVAATEQIMSVTWLRKLMDVFLCCEAEFKAILLMGRDPTQISKPPFDRLVPEMLDRSIKALDICTAVVNGIDSVRHYQRLAEIAVTALEQRPLGDGNVRRAKRALANLVVALSLEDKENVSGGGGGGGGGNKTTERSWSFGRRSGGSSAASKGGATIGQLKSSSWAVGRNWSAAKQIHAMTANLTPPRGNEAAGLPQPMFIMSTVMVFVMWVLTAAVPCQERSGLANHLPVPPKHLNWAQSLIGIHEKIGDEWKKKEKKGSAGLMEEMTRMEKLGHSLMEFADGFHYPAEKDAAESAAVQVAEMAEICRRMEEELVPLQQQIREVFHRIVRSRAEILEVLEQAGKVSAPVV